One Cucumis melo cultivar AY chromosome 8, USDA_Cmelo_AY_1.0, whole genome shotgun sequence genomic window, GTTTTTACAAACATTTTTAATTATCgttttaaaaacaaatgtttctttataacaaaaatattttttcaattcttttatgAAATATACATTTACATTTTAGTTTCTAATTTATGTTTTTGTAAAAGTAATAAATAAGTAGACAAACATGCTAAGTTAGAAAATGTCTACAAATAATTTAAGAAATTCTACAATATTatagaaatgaaagaaaaaaaatgtgctactatttaagaaaaacaatgctctatataaaaaaaaaaaaaaaaaaaaggactttTAAGactattttattataatttttatttcatatttgaatatcttgCCTCAAAATAGGTACTACGTGTTTATGTGTGAGGCTCGTTATTTTAAGTGagataataaaatatcattttgtctataacgaaataaataaatcataatGAAAAACCAGTAAATCAATCGTCTTTCTATCAATCAATAATCTTAACGTAGATATACTTGTTAATAAATTAGTCGGAATATTTCTATCAACCCTACTATAGCATTCAATATCGTTTTGGCTTATTATAAAACATTATATCAATTATTGGCCATCCACATATATTATTCAACTTAATCATATTAAATATGCTTTTTAAAAAGTTAAccataaaatatatttttagatcaattacaaattttgtttatttatttgttgtaatttaggcatcaatgttttaaatattaaatttcatatctatttatttcaataacaaattttaagtttaaatacgtattgaaaatagaaattgaaagttgaaaatttatagaattttttttaaagtttgagaCAAAATAGACACAAACGTACAAGTTGAATGATCAaggtaaaaaataaatagtaagAGCTCAAAATTACTAAGCTACACCAAATATAACTAAAAATTCTAAATGTATTTATCTCACAACTAACATTTAGATGGTGTAGTTGACACATTACAAAAATACGCTATTGATGTTATTTGGTAAACTTACATATTGTAACAATTGATTGAATTTAAGAACAAAAGCAGATCGAAAGAGTCACGAGGATGGATCAGAAACTAGTCACAGATTTATTTAAGTGGGAGATTTGAACCTCAAAGTTCTTACATGATTTAGTCATGCTAATGTTTGACTAATTATATGTGTCCATTGTCAAATATACTTGGCAAGGAAAGTAAGTAATAGGTGATTGACTTCTTCGGGAGATTGCTCCTGAACAAAATGAGATCCTTCTGGTAAGTAGACGATCTCCAAATTTGGAACGAAATCTTTAACTCTTTCACTTCTTACGTATTCGTCAACTTCGGGGAATTTGAAAACATAGTCCTTTTCGCCCATTATAAAAAGTGCTGGAATTTCAACTCTTGGATCTTTTATTCCCCAATCTTCATTGAACGACCTATCGTGAATGTGCATCAATCCATCATATATCAAACGTAATAGAATTATCCAAGTACGTAAAACAAGATGTGCTCATTTCAAAAACTCAAATGGCATACCTATAAGGAACTTTCAATGCAGTATCAAATCCAGATTTCTCATAGAGAGCTCCATAAGTTGCTAGATCTTCTTCGGTGAACCAAGGTGGAAGAGGGGTGGATGGGTCTACTAAGTCCATTACTTCTTGATTTTCTTGAGCAGTAGGTATTTCACTTTTGGAGAAGAGGATATAAACATTCCTGACAACAGTTTTCGCGTCAAAGCGACCAAAATCCGCCTCAGCTCGCCCAGGTTCCTTGATTAGAGGAAAGTTGAAGCAACAAGTTAATAAAGGGGTGAAAACAGAACAAACAGACAAAAAAAAGTTACGAAACTCGAAAAACAACCTAAAAGTATAAGAGATTCATTTATTCATAGAAGAACTACGTATTTACTTATTAGCTATTGAGACAGAAATATCTATCCAGAATCAAAACTATAAAATGAATAGTCAGACTTGCTATAGGAATGGTCcatttgttaaaaaagaaaaagtaaaaactaTTAAATCATCAACTCACATGAAAGCAGCTTAATATTTGTAGGCTTGAAATAATTAAAGGAAAAACCCAACAAgtaaaaatcaattttagttGAGGAGTAGATGAGACATAACTAGACATTCTACTATATACTATGTTAAATCACACGTTGACCAAAAAGTTTAAATCGATAGACTAAGGTAGATTTGATATTATATCAATTCTCTAACAAAAACAACTTGAAAATAAATGTTTCTTTCATCAATTGTTATATACATGTCAAGACAGAGCATTCAAACAACACAGGGTTGGAATATTTCCATTCAGTCTTCTTTTAAAAGGGAAGAGTGTAAGGCAATGTGTGATAGAGCATTTGCATACCCGCCATCTTAAAGTATACACGCCTTCAGGGATGTTGCTTTGGGAATGCTTCAAAGATTCAGGAGGAAGGAATGGCACTCCCAATGTGACAATTCCCAATGCCCTTTCAGGATGTTTCAAAGCAAAGTAGTAAGCTGGCCATGCTCCAAAATCTTTCGCAACAACAAACACCTATACAAAGTAATGTTAGAAGATTCCTTAGTTAGCTATATTGGAATGACTTTGACtttaaatcataaaataaaAAGCTAATATCCCTGGTTTGATTCAATGAACATCAGTATGTTTTACTTTAAACTCCCCTCCATTTAATCAATTCATCCAGCAGTTCATTTTATCAAACACCTTGTAGTCAATGCAACGCAATCTCAAGTGGAACTCCATTGACTTCAATATGATTACAACCAAATCAAAGCTAGTACCTTGGGTATGTTGAGAGCGTCAAGAATCCCAAGGAGATCGCTGATGAGGTCGCTAAATGAAGCTTTGGAAGGCTCAGCGGGGGAATCCGAGAGTCCATATCCTCTGTAATCGGGAGCGAGTACTCGGAATCCGGCGTCAGCAAGAGCGATCATCTGGTACCGCCATGAGTACCATATCTCCGGAAATCCGTGCAGGAAGACGACGACATTGGAACCTGAAAGAAAAACGGGAAAAGGAGAAgcagagggagagagagagtgGGTTACTTTTGTAAGGAAAACAAGTTCCGGTGAAGAAACTGACGATGAGATGAGTGATTACCAGTTCCGATCTCGGCTACATGGAGCTTCAGAGCTCCAACCTGGATGAAATTGTGGTGAATTCGATCCATTTTGAGAAGTAAGGGAAATGAGTGGGTGAAAGATGAAGAGATTTCGGACTCTGCTCTGCTTCCATTTTCCAACCAACTGCTGCGCTCGGTGTTTTTAAagcaaaataataaataaataaaagtcgTTATTTGAGGGCGGTTGACTTTCTTGGTGTCCGCAAAAACCAAACACAGACTTTTCACCATTATATCTATTTATTGTTATCATTTTATTGTTTTACGGAGGTTTAtaccttttaaaaaaattataaaaaatttgattttaaaaaaggaCGATTTTAACCGTTGAAAAACATCATGATTGAGTACAACCTAGACTGCACTAATCTCGTGCAACTCGatttttactttaaaagaattaaaagaatcataaaaaacaaaatatcacgTGATACATTTTTGTTGGATGTTAGTTGAGTTACACAAAAGATGACTGCAATTTTGTTGAACTCAAGTTTTTTCCTGATTAATATAAGAAAAATACGAGTGCAATGATTGATTTCATCCATGTATAATTATTCTCGTTTATTCTTTTAGGAGAGAAttcaacaaaattaattttgttagataatTAAATGGTTAGTTTTCTATCATAATTTATCATACTTTAGTAGAGAGAACACCTAATTTCAGTAgaacaaaataataatgaagGACATTTGAGacatttgtaaaaaaaaactcttaCAAAAGGGTATAGTCTTAAAGAACAAACTTATTACGTTGGATAAAATATCATAACTAGGCAACTTGAGATACTAATTAATTGTTATTTCTTTACTTCAAATTTAGCCAAGTCTCACAAATAGTTACTATTAATTTAAAGATAAGTGTGATTGGCTAACAAATACGAAGTACAACCTGTAATGCACACAAATGTTTCTTCGAAATTAAAAATTTCGATTAGTATGAATAAAGTTTAACTTTTTAAACCATAAGCTAAGGTGAAGACTTTATAATCTAAATAAAAAAGCCCAAATTTTGAATTCTCACAAGACTCTTCTTATAAATAAACTTGCAACTTTAGATAGGCATCCACAAGAGCATTTCATAAGTACAAGTCATTGATTGTGTCCGCTTCTAACTTATCAGATACAATAATACATATTGTAGCCATGTTTTTGGAATCCAAAACCAACAAAAGTACATGATAGTATAAGGTTTATTTAGATTTAACCTCAGCTGTGTTGGGATGTCCTAATCATGTATGCTTGGCAAGAAAATTCAGTAGCAACTGATTAACTTCTTCAGGGGATTGCTCTTGAACAAAGTGAGATCCTTCTGGTAGAAAGATGACCTCCAATTTTGGAACATAGTATTTCACCATTTCACTTCTTACATACTCCTCCATTCCTGGAAATTTGAGAACATAATCTTTTTCACCCATTACAAAAAGAGCTGGAATTTCCACTTTTGGATCTTCCACTCCCCAATCTTCACTTAGTGACCTATCATGTAAATTCATCAATCCAAGTTCAGAAACTTAACAAGCGATAAATAGATTTTACATGATTCATTAACAATGTGCAAGCTATGCCAAAAGTAGAGAGAAAAGACATTACATTACCTAAGTTTTAAGAATAAAGAACAAATTTAAAACATTTCAAACAAAAAGGCATTACTTTACCGGTAAGGAACTTGTAATGCAGTTTGAAATCCAGACTTCTCATAGAGCTCTCCATAAGCTGCAAGATCTTCCTCAGTAAACCAAGGAGGCAGAGGAGTAGATGAATCCACCAAGTCCATTATCTCCTGATTTTCTTGAGCTATTGGGATTTCACTTCTAGAGAAAAGTATATAAACATTCCTAACAACTGTTTTTGCATCAAAGCGACTAAAATCGGCCTCAGCTCGTCCAGGTTTCTAAACAAGAAATCATACAAAATGAACTTCAAAACAACCAAACCATCGTGATGAAGATTTGTACATATGCTTGAGTTTAATACCTGCCATCTTGATATGTAGAAGCCTTCAGGGAGGTAGTCTATAAAGTTGATACGTCTTCCAGGAGGCATGAATGGCACTCCCAATGTCACAACTCCTAATGCCCTCTCTGGGTGTTTGAGAGCAAAGTAATAAGCTGGCATTGCTCCAAAATCTTTCCCCACAAGAAACACCTATTCCCAATTTCCCACTGATACTATTAGACTATTCTTATTTCAAACCAGAACCCAGAAAAACATATGGGCTGCAATGAAACGATGTAGCGGTGTCCTGAAATGGTACAACGGCCATAATTTTCCTTCTAGATCGAGCATCACTATCCTAGGGATCACGCAAATTTAGTTACTCTAGTGTCAAATGACttagattttgaaaaacaatGAAAAGTAACTTTTGGTTTATCTCACAAGCACCAACCAATGTTATATTCTGTTTAAATTACCTAAGTTCACTACTCTAGATGACCCAAATTTGCTTGCAGATTCTAATGTTGACCAATGCTTTGTGATGCGAGTAAAATGTCAGTTTTCATCGTTTTTTAGACTTCAGTTCATTTGGCATCAGCGAAAATAAATTTGGGTCATCTGGATACAACATCCATCTGACATTCTAACCAATTTCTACAGTGGATTAAAATTACAGGACATGGGATTGAATTTGAGTGAAGGGTTAGTACCTTGGAGATATCGAGAGAGTCAAGAACTTCAAGGAGGTCGGTGATGAGATCGCTGTAAGTAGCCTTGGAGGGGTCGGCTGGAGGATCGGAGAGTCCGTATCCTCTGTAATCGAGACCAATTGCTCGGAATCCAGCGTTGGCCACAGCAATCATCTGGTGGCGCCATGAGTACCAAATCTCCGGAAAACCGTGCAGAAAAACCACGACATTCGAACCTGTAACAAACAAACATCGGAGAAATTGAGAAAATGTTTatatagtaaaagaaaaaagcaaGCTTCGATCCGGCGGAGAAACTGATCACCGGTTCCGATCTCCGCTACGTGGATTTTCAATCCGCCTTTGACTTCCACGAATTTGTGCTCAAATTTATCCATTCAGAACTTCTTGATTCACAAAAGGTGAGAGTTCTTTCAAATGAAGCCTCAATAATCAAGCCCTTTTGAATACAATCCACTCCAGTACACTACAGTTTGTTTTTTTGTGTTTGTCCAATCAACAGATAAGCTTTCATTACACCCCTGTTTGCACGATTCCCATGTGTTTATTCTTTTTTGCTAACAACCAAAACTCTATTTAAATTTTaggttaaaataccatttttgGTTCTTGGATTTTCATGCATGTTTGTTTGTTTCTGTTCTCGAAAAAGAAAACTTTCAATCTTAAACTtcaaagttttaattttaatcgGTATTTCTACCTTCAACATTGTAGAGGTTGAATTTCTCCGCTCCATGTAAAAATGAAGTCCTAATTTTTACTTAATAAAATATGTGAAGTTATATATTGACAAAACTTCCCTATATTTGGAGTAAATTTACAAACTAAGAATGAGttgtttgaaaagaaaaaggagttTATTTGTGGACTAATCGATCAGTATCAGTCATTTCTAGTATTCTGATTCCTTGTTCATCGCCTTGGAAGTCCATTTCAATTTGTTCCAAGGACTTCCCTTTTGTCTCAGGGACAAACTTGTGAATAAAAAAAACAGACATCATAGAAATCAATGAGAACAGAAAGAATGTCCCTGCTACTGTGATTGCGTGGGAGACCGAGAGGAACGACATCGTGATCAAACCGCTGCTGACTCGGCTTCCAACCGCCCCGATTGCCGATGCTTGTGCTCGGAGCCTCAATGGGAAGATTTCAGATGATAACACCCAACAAACTGGACCAATCCCAACTGAAAAGAAAGCTACATTTGCACATACTGCTAAGATTGACAAAACAATCCCAAGTTTTCCATGAGCCAAAAAAGCtaaagtgatacttagacaaaACAAGCAGGCTGTCATCCCAATTGTGCTCAAATAAAGCAGTGGCTTCCTTCCCACTTTGTCAATAAGAAAAATAGCTACTAAAATGAACaaagtttttgtgaatccaaCACAAACAGTTGCTGCAAGAAGTTTTGAGTTACTTTCAATCCCAGCTTCTTTAAagatagtaggactataataaACAGTTGCATCAATGCCTGTAATCTGTTGAAAGCATTGAATCCCACAACCAGCTATTAGCATTCGCTTAACCGAAGGCGTTGGCCGCAATATATCGTGCCAAATAGCCTTAGATTCATACTTATTCACATTATTAGCAATCCCTGCAGCTTCCTTAATATCCATCAATCTCTCCTCTATATCGACACCGGGCTCATTAGTTTTCGACAACACGATTCTTGCCTCGTCGATCCTGTTCTGCATCACTAGCCACCGAGGCGACTCAGGAATCATAGAAAGTGCAAAACCAAGTAAAACTGAAGGGATTATTCCCACACCAAGCATAACCCTCCAACTTATATGAACAGGAAGTCCTGAAAAGGCATAGTTTGAAATGTAACCAAGAAGGATCCCAAAGTTTATAAAGATCTCAGGGAAAGAAGTGAGAGATCCCCTAGCAGCTGTGGGCGATATCTCAGCTATGTATACAGGCGCAATCATGACTCCAAAACCGACACCGATACCAGCCAAGAGCCGACCTACAATCAGAAAACCGAAAGAAGGGGCAAGAGCCATAATGGCAGCCCCTGCTTGGAAGACAATAGCAGCAAAAGCAATGGTCCATTTTCTTCCAACGGCATCTGATGTTTTTCCACCAGCTAAACTTCCTAATAATGAAATTATGCTCAAAATTCCCACTAAAACTTCTTCTTGAACttctgttattttgagatcttCTTGAATGAAGATTATTGCTCCACTCATAGCTCCAACATCTGCATATTAAAAATTAGAATTCAAATAAAAGCAGAACAGGAAAATCATATAGAATGATATTTATAAAGAGAAACGGAACAAATACCATATCCTAAAAGCACAGAATTAAGGGAGGCAAAGATTGCGCATATCAAAACATATCTTCGAGTTTTATTAAAATCATTATTGGTTTTAGGAATGTTGTGATGAGACAATGAAACATGTTCCTCTTTGTCTGAGTCCCCATGTTCTTGGAACTTCACCATACCCATCTCTTTGGAATTACAATTCCAAGCAGAAATCAGGAACAGATTAATtgaaacataaaattaataaaattccTTCAAAAAAGGTTGAATTTTTACACCATTTTTCATCCTCCAATTCTATTGAAATTGTATATTTTGTTTCCATTTTGACTTTTCCGCGAACAgtaagaaggagaagaaaagcAATTAGCCATTGAACGCTCTTGACCGTTGCTTTTTTGTACGGTGCTCgttcctttatttatttattacgaTATACAAAGTTTTGAAAGTTGACGAAGATGAAAAAGGTTGAGTAAACCTGAAATATTACATATCGTATAATTCATCGCACTTCACTCCATTAATGGAGGTTCGATATCGATGATATCTATTCATATCACCTCTTTATTTGTAGAATATGTAAAAGTCATCTATTTATGCATGACTTTTAATTTAGGagtaaaaacaatttttttatattttttttgctTACAAAAATATACCATTCTTATAAACTTGGAATATTGATTTCTGTATCAAACAATAGTTTAATCCTTGAATTTAGGatggaaaaagagaaaattttaaGTTGCATTGCTTTATATGAACAATTTAAATCCTATTTTATTAATAgttgttttgtatttttaattttttaaaacgatttaaaaaataatctaaCATACACTCTCTATATTCCCAAGTTTCTATAAAATCTAAGTTTTGTTGGCtatcaatttcaatttcaatatttgttttcttttttctgtttgaatttttcttttgtttactGAGAAAAATATTCTTCTtaattggttttgttttttgttctccgaaaacaaaagaaaaatttgaaaatacttacaaaatataacaaaatatcaaattttattaacaATATATACGATAGAAGTATATTTGatgtctatcatcgatagaatttaaatatttattatatttgtgtTGTTACGTTGTATTTGAAAATGCTTCCATacgaaatatatttttaaattttttttcaatttttattcttaattaggaaaacaattttcttaaaagaaaaaaaacaaaactggATCAGTTATAAAAACACCTATTTttttaaggttaattttcaggaaaaaagaaaaagaagcaaaaaaatGAGTTACTAAAATcgatttaaaaaatgaaaaataaatgttTTGGGGTTAGAATTTGAGTAGAAAGTAAAGTTGtaattagaaaattaatttgGGAAAAGCAAACGCAAATGTCAAGAAAATCGTCATAAATGCTTTCCACTTGACGTTGACTTCAAATATCCCACAAAACGACACGTGCATGGCACACAGTGGTGAAGCGACTAATTTATTGAAAatgaattttaagaaaataaaatcattttatttttaagaaaataatactATACTAATGGACAGCTTCAAACATTTTCAAACTATTTTAAACTTTCCCATGAAATTTGACATACggaatattttaaaatacaacAAACGTCTAATaatccaagtcttcaacttagGCCTCTATTTATCGAAATCTTTTATAAGGTAAGTTCGGATCCATTTGATAGTTAGACTTGTGTTTAAGCCTAATACCCTTTTTAATCCAATTTTCTACTTTGAACtcaaattgaattaaaatttgcATTGTTATAACTAATTAGTTTGATCCAATCTAtttataattttcaattttagttgtgatgatataacaaaatttataataaggCATTTTCAAGTGTGATCAAACAATTATTTATTACCgtacaaaaattgcaaaaaaaactATATTGGAATATTAATTAGGGATTCatcaaatttaaaacaaatattcCAATAACCACCGTCATAAAAGGACTCCTACCAACCCTCTGTCATCCCTATATCCTAACCCTATGAAGTAATAAAAAATCCATAGAGAACTgtttatgagtttttttttttttttttatatatatattaaatcatagaattaaatgttaaaatcacataaactaaaatttattattattattttttaaattataaggATGAAATTAATTCTGCAATATATAGCCGAAAAACAACCTTATGGATGAAGCTAAATACCCAAATGACAAAGCTGAAGAAGAAAATTGTGTGAACAATCtaaaaaaaaagggtaaaaaaagagagagggagagggCAAAAGCAAAGTTGTActttttgttgttttgtctgCTGCTTGCTTCTTCCACCTTAAGAAACCCATATTACAACCCCTTTTTTCTCAACCATCGAGAACTAATATGacgaattttaaaatttaggaaataaaatatgtaatttaactaatttaaaaaccaaattcATGTTAAACCTATAAAATTATAATAGTtaattataaaaactaaaaaccgaAAGCAGAATCCATATTCAAATTGACATTGTCTTTACATGAAAACTAGAAAGGCTAAGACAAAATAAATATCAATTTGTTGAGTTAAGATTGAATAATGTGGCGCTGTCACCATCATCAAAAGACACATCACAAACTAAATTAGGAAATAGGGAGTTTTCAGTCattttacacttttttttttttaaatttatttatttaagattCCTTACTTCTTCCTTACCCTTTCTTTGCATAcacatcttttcttttattttcttccacATTTACCAACCAACTCTTCATTGTCCTTTTATGACTCTTACTTGacttacaattttattttatttttttaattttaattagtcttaattaattaatgtgacTCAAACATATGTTTTATCTAATCACTGTGTTTGAGAATAAAATAATGATCATGACCAAGACAATTGCCAATTTTAGGacaaagaagaataataaaaacaaaatcgAAATTAAACTTGATGTTGGTTGAAATAGACATTTAAGCTAACTCAATACTAAGAAATAGAATAATATTTTAGTTAAGAGTTTGGGGaactaaataaatttttgatTATTCAATCtactttgaatttaattttatttaacacaataatttttctattattttattctatatcTCATACGTTATTACCATAGGTATATTACTGAGTAcacttaatattttaaaaataaaaaataaaaactaccAAATGAGTTATAAATGCATAACCAATTatatttctttttgaaaatgtaaatatatatgaatacaacattaaaaacatataaataaagaaatgcTAACATGTTTATTAGTATAAAGTCTtaaatcttaattaataaattagaaTGTTGGATTTGATTTGATATGGTTTTtctattagaaaaaaaaaatgtagaataGCTACACTTTAACAACCTGTAAGAAGCTACACAACTATACATGGTTGTGCCAATTACATTAACATTTTTGATATaatcaaaaaaatattctttcatTATTAGTGTATATACTTTATCtttgataaattttatatttaatctaaaaagaaaattatttttatttataaaaattataatacttgattagttatattttaaacaaaatgttTTATTCGGTATAGCCAACCCAAACCCCAAGTGGATGCATCATTGACTTCCATGTGTATTCAAACTTAGGTCAATTTAAATAGGATTAAATATTATATGCCGCCATCATTCTATTTTGATGGCCTTTTGCTGCCCAATTTAACATTCTTctactttaattatttttatttggtaCGCACGATTTTTCACAATCAATGTTGTGACAGGAATATATGAGAATATCTGTATATGATATGACTTTATTATATACTAATTAAactgatttatttatttatttatttttattttatcatatttCAAAGTGGTGGTAAGGTATCATTACTTTgtggtttattttattattttattttcattctcATTTCATCAACTTGTGttgttttatttaaattctCCCATGACATTCCTCTCATAATGCAATAAGAAACATATTGAGCTATTATATTTGTATTAtgcattaaaattattattatttaataaattttcataaaaattgacTTCAAATAACTAAATTGAAAACTTATGAAAAATGCAAGAACTAAAGTAtaaaatagtattttgaaattggGATTCTGTGGTTGAGGGAGAAGGTTGGATTTGGGATTTTTCACATTAATTATTATGCTCTTTGCTTCGTTGGATGGATGATATATATCTTAATAAAATcatattgtttcttttttccattccttattaatttatttgtttctttcaatatcaatctattattattatttcattccTTCTAATATTATTAATCTTTCATTATTCAATTTCATAGAGCATGTGCCTTTCGTGGTCCCTTTTCTCCCTATTTCTCCCACGGCCACCATTATGTCACACCCTAAATATAATATCCTATATATCCATGCATTCCTCTTACTTTTCTCTTTTACAtcttataattaaaattttgtgaATTTCAAATCCTACAGGtgaaatcaaatatatattaaataaataaattcaaaccCAATCTCGtgtaaaattgaaatttggaacatactacaaatatatataagatagagaagttttaaatcaa contains:
- the LOC103484538 gene encoding uncharacterized protein LOC103484538, translated to MDRIHHNFIQVGALKLHVAEIGTGSNVVVFLHGFPEIWYSWRYQMIALADAGFRVLAPDYRGYGLSDSPAEPSKASFSDLISDLLGILDALNIPKVFVVAKDFGAWPAYYFALKHPERALGIVTLGVPFLPPESLKHSQSNIPEGVYTLRWREPGRAEADFGRFDAKTVVRNVYILFSKSEIPTAQENQEVMDLVDPSTPLPPWFTEEDLATYGALYEKSGFDTALKVPYRSFNEDWGIKDPRVEIPALFIMGEKDYVFKFPEVDEYVRSERVKDFVPNLEIVYLPEGSHFVQEQSPEEVNHLLLTFLAKYI
- the LOC103484540 gene encoding uncharacterized protein LOC103484540 translates to MDKFEHKFVEVKGGLKIHVAEIGTGSNVVVFLHGFPEIWYSWRHQMIAVANAGFRAIGLDYRGYGLSDPPADPSKATYSDLITDLLEVLDSLDISKVFLVGKDFGAMPAYYFALKHPERALGVVTLGVPFMPPGRRINFIDYLPEGFYISRWQKPGRAEADFSRFDAKTVVRNVYILFSRSEIPIAQENQEIMDLVDSSTPLPPWFTEEDLAAYGELYEKSGFQTALQVPYRSLSEDWGVEDPKVEIPALFVMGEKDYVLKFPGMEEYVRSEMVKYYVPKLEVIFLPEGSHFVQEQSPEEVNQLLLNFLAKHT
- the LOC103484539 gene encoding probable polyol transporter 4 — translated: MGMVKFQEHGDSDKEEHVSLSHHNIPKTNNDFNKTRRYVLICAIFASLNSVLLGYDVGAMSGAIIFIQEDLKITEVQEEVLVGILSIISLLGSLAGGKTSDAVGRKWTIAFAAIVFQAGAAIMALAPSFGFLIVGRLLAGIGVGFGVMIAPVYIAEISPTAARGSLTSFPEIFINFGILLGYISNYAFSGLPVHISWRVMLGVGIIPSVLLGFALSMIPESPRWLVMQNRIDEARIVLSKTNEPGVDIEERLMDIKEAAGIANNVNKYESKAIWHDILRPTPSVKRMLIAGCGIQCFQQITGIDATVYYSPTIFKEAGIESNSKLLAATVCVGFTKTLFILVAIFLIDKVGRKPLLYLSTIGMTACLFCLSITLAFLAHGKLGIVLSILAVCANVAFFSVGIGPVCWVLSSEIFPLRLRAQASAIGAVGSRVSSGLITMSFLSVSHAITVAGTFFLFSLISMMSVFFIHKFVPETKGKSLEQIEMDFQGDEQGIRILEMTDTDRLVHK